Proteins from a genomic interval of Treponema brennaborense DSM 12168:
- a CDS encoding arylsulfatase, producing MKRPNILLIMADQFRGDCLGFAGHPDVKTPYLDTLAARGVSFDNAYSACPSCIAARAAFHTGLDQRHHGRVGYEDNVPWRYEHTLAGELSAAGYYTQCVGKMHVHPLRNYLGFHNVELHDGYLHAARYGSVAWTESQKQADDYFHWLRNEGGVDADVTDTGLECNSWLSRPWIYPEKLHPTNWVTDRSIDFLRRKDPDKPFFLMASYLKPHPPFDPPEYYLNLYLHKTLSSPALGNWETDDALRSQGRVFDSKCGPSDSELLHQMQAGYYGCITHLDHQIGRLIQALVEYEVYDDTVILFTADHGEELGDHHLFRKSRAYEGSSRIPFIVSAPESLIPGINRGGVSHAVTELRDVMPTLLDIAGAPCPETDGESVLPLVCGTQRALRGYLHGEHSYGALSAHWIVTETDKFIWYSETGEEQYFCLETDPYESDNRIADKAAAARVAELRRILIRELDGRPEGFTDGSVLVAGRPYPPTLAVSQNRI from the coding sequence ATGAAACGGCCCAATATTTTGCTGATAATGGCAGATCAGTTTCGGGGAGACTGCCTCGGATTCGCCGGACATCCGGACGTGAAAACTCCGTATCTCGACACGCTTGCCGCGCGGGGCGTGTCGTTCGACAACGCGTACAGTGCGTGTCCGAGCTGCATCGCAGCGCGCGCTGCGTTCCATACCGGATTGGATCAGCGGCATCACGGCCGCGTCGGTTACGAAGACAATGTTCCGTGGCGGTACGAGCACACGCTTGCCGGCGAACTTTCCGCGGCGGGTTATTATACGCAGTGCGTCGGAAAAATGCACGTGCATCCGCTGCGCAATTACTTGGGCTTCCACAACGTGGAACTGCACGACGGATACCTGCACGCCGCGCGGTACGGTTCCGTCGCTTGGACGGAATCGCAAAAGCAGGCTGACGATTATTTTCACTGGTTGCGGAACGAAGGCGGCGTGGATGCCGACGTAACCGATACGGGACTTGAGTGCAACAGCTGGCTTTCGCGTCCCTGGATCTATCCTGAAAAACTGCACCCGACGAATTGGGTAACCGATCGCAGCATTGATTTTCTGCGCCGAAAAGATCCCGATAAACCGTTTTTTCTGATGGCGTCGTATCTGAAACCGCATCCGCCGTTCGATCCGCCCGAATATTATCTGAATTTATATTTGCATAAAACGCTTTCGTCGCCGGCGCTCGGCAACTGGGAAACGGACGACGCGCTGCGTTCCCAAGGCCGCGTTTTCGATTCAAAATGCGGCCCGTCGGATTCCGAATTGCTGCATCAGATGCAGGCCGGTTATTACGGATGCATTACGCATCTCGATCATCAAATCGGGCGGCTGATTCAGGCGCTGGTGGAATATGAAGTATACGACGATACGGTCATTCTGTTTACCGCCGATCACGGAGAGGAATTGGGCGACCATCACTTGTTCCGGAAGTCGCGCGCGTATGAAGGCAGTTCACGTATTCCGTTCATCGTGTCCGCGCCCGAATCGCTGATTCCGGGTATCAATCGCGGCGGCGTGAGTCACGCGGTAACGGAATTGCGCGACGTGATGCCGACGCTGCTCGACATTGCCGGTGCGCCGTGCCCGGAAACGGACGGAGAAAGCGTGCTGCCGCTGGTGTGCGGAACGCAGCGCGCGCTGCGCGGATATCTGCACGGCGAGCATTCGTACGGTGCGCTTTCCGCCCATTGGATCGTTACGGAAACCGATAAATTCATCTGGTACAGTGAAACCGGTGAAGAACAGTATTTTTGTCTTGAAACGGATCCGTACGAATCGGATAACCGTATCGCGGACAAAGCGGCCGCGGCGCGCGTTGCCGAACTGCGCCGGATTCTGATACGGGAATTGGACGGCCGCCCGGAAGGTTTTACCGACGGTTCGGTGCTCGTCGCGGGTCGTCCGTATCCGCCGACGCTCGCCGTTTCCCAAAACCGTATCTGA
- a CDS encoding aminopeptidase — protein sequence MKDPRMDALARNLIRHSVRAQKGEKVLIQANNCVPELVRALVRETYDAGALPFVSIKDKTVERELLLHATKEQLRVRAEIELAEMSRMDCFIGFTAPQNLSAWSDVPQEKLDLYNTVYYHPVHLERRLNHTRWVVLRAPTPSMAQLANMSEAAFEDFFFNVCTLDYAKMSAAMDRLAALMKKTDTVRVTGPGTDISFSIKGLPPVKCDGERNIPDGEVYTAPVRNSVNGVISYNTPSLESGFVYENISFRFENGKIVEASANDSKRLNAVLDTDEGARYVGEFSFGLNPYILEPMKETLFDEKITGSIHFTPGNAYESCDNGNRSAVHWDLVLIQRPEYGGGEIFFDGVLIRKDGRFVLPELDCLNPENLV from the coding sequence ATGAAAGACCCCAGAATGGACGCGCTCGCACGAAATCTGATAAGACATTCCGTACGCGCGCAAAAAGGTGAAAAAGTACTGATTCAGGCGAACAACTGCGTACCTGAATTGGTACGGGCGCTCGTTCGGGAAACGTACGATGCGGGAGCGCTGCCGTTCGTGTCTATTAAAGACAAAACGGTCGAACGGGAACTGCTGCTTCACGCCACGAAAGAGCAGCTGCGCGTTCGGGCTGAAATCGAACTTGCCGAGATGAGCCGAATGGATTGTTTTATCGGTTTTACCGCCCCGCAGAACTTGAGCGCCTGGAGCGACGTTCCGCAGGAAAAACTCGATTTATACAATACGGTGTATTATCATCCGGTCCATTTGGAACGGCGCCTCAATCACACGCGCTGGGTCGTTCTGCGTGCGCCGACGCCTTCGATGGCACAGCTCGCCAACATGAGCGAAGCGGCGTTTGAAGACTTCTTTTTCAACGTATGCACGCTCGATTATGCGAAGATGTCGGCCGCGATGGACAGGCTGGCCGCGCTCATGAAAAAAACCGATACGGTGCGCGTTACCGGGCCGGGAACGGATATTTCTTTTTCCATCAAGGGATTACCGCCGGTCAAATGCGACGGTGAACGCAATATTCCCGACGGGGAAGTATACACCGCGCCGGTACGCAATTCGGTCAACGGCGTCATCTCGTACAACACGCCGTCGCTCGAATCGGGATTCGTTTATGAAAACATTTCGTTCCGATTTGAAAACGGCAAAATAGTCGAAGCGTCCGCAAACGATTCAAAGCGGCTGAACGCGGTGCTCGACACGGACGAAGGAGCCCGCTACGTCGGAGAGTTTTCGTTCGGGCTGAATCCGTACATTCTCGAGCCGATGAAAGAAACGCTTTTCGATGAAAAAATCACCGGTTCAATCCACTTTACGCCGGGAAACGCTTACGAATCGTGCGACAACGGAAACCGATCCGCCGTTCACTGGGATCTGGTGCTGATTCAGCGTCCCGAATACGGCGGCGGTGAAATCTTTTTCGACGGTGTGCTGATACGCAAAGACGGCCGGTTCGTACTGCCGGAACTCGACTGCCTGAACCCCGAAAACCTCGTCTGA
- a CDS encoding small ribosomal subunit Rsm22 family protein: MNHTFSHLFENLPPDAQKIVNDFDDVVQSVRPLSSKQFLHLPEDIRGLSHRLTDERSRRRVGYLNETAALTAYVRYFQWWNLVRLTRLFAGLGEECFSVPDDGVCLDVGSGPLTVPIALWLARPELRAKKLTWYCLDYSQNALAFGEDMFLAVAARTIAAAAARTGTAAEVRTVAARTSASSEPCGEADAERSGGCPWKIVRVKGELGTQIRRRADFISCANMFNEAVQLSGKPPEFTAKKAAAELSGYAAAGARIFVVEPGIPPAARFLFALRDALFRKNCTVLAPCPRGMQRAVSPEAGTGSSCPMDARRGGKWCHFVFAAECAPAKLLKLSAAARLPKERAALSFLLVQTESAGSRQPCVQTESAGSSAAAGRSAKTCSAVTRSSVNRSAGTRSAAPAALSGSVELRVASDPIRLPGGRTGYYACSRLGLTLAVERPAPSQSQPSDTVRPRAICPAVAPNGSGRAATECAAVTRPAAACPVSPVSGDLIDAPLPKYVKTDAKSGAVVVDLA, translated from the coding sequence ATGAATCACACTTTTTCTCATTTATTTGAAAATCTGCCGCCCGATGCGCAGAAAATAGTAAACGATTTTGACGACGTAGTGCAGAGCGTCCGGCCGCTTTCAAGCAAGCAGTTTCTGCATCTGCCGGAAGATATCCGCGGATTGTCTCACCGGCTTACCGACGAACGTTCCCGGCGGCGCGTCGGATATTTGAACGAAACCGCGGCTCTGACCGCGTACGTGCGGTATTTTCAGTGGTGGAATCTGGTGCGGCTGACGCGTCTGTTTGCAGGACTTGGGGAAGAATGTTTTTCCGTTCCCGACGACGGCGTGTGTCTGGACGTCGGTTCGGGTCCGCTGACCGTGCCGATCGCGTTGTGGCTTGCCCGTCCCGAACTGCGCGCGAAGAAACTGACGTGGTATTGTCTCGATTATTCGCAGAATGCGCTTGCGTTCGGTGAGGATATGTTTCTGGCCGTCGCGGCGCGCACGATCGCGGCTGCTGCGGCGCGCACGGGTACCGCAGCCGAGGTGCGTACGGTTGCCGCGCGCACGAGTGCTTCGTCCGAGCCGTGCGGGGAAGCAGACGCGGAACGATCCGGCGGGTGTCCTTGGAAAATAGTGCGCGTTAAAGGCGAGCTGGGTACGCAAATCCGCCGCCGCGCCGATTTTATCTCCTGCGCGAATATGTTTAACGAGGCGGTTCAGCTTTCCGGCAAACCGCCGGAATTTACGGCGAAAAAAGCGGCGGCGGAGCTGAGCGGATACGCTGCCGCCGGCGCGCGAATATTCGTAGTTGAACCGGGAATTCCGCCGGCCGCGCGATTTTTGTTCGCACTTCGCGACGCTTTGTTCAGAAAAAACTGTACGGTGCTTGCGCCGTGTCCCCGCGGAATGCAGCGCGCCGTTTCTCCCGAAGCGGGCACCGGAAGTTCGTGTCCTATGGATGCGCGGCGCGGCGGTAAATGGTGTCATTTCGTTTTTGCGGCGGAGTGCGCGCCGGCAAAATTACTAAAACTGTCGGCGGCCGCGCGGCTCCCCAAAGAGCGGGCGGCGTTGTCGTTTCTGCTGGTGCAAACCGAGTCGGCCGGTTCAAGGCAGCCCTGTGTGCAAACCGAGTCGGCCGGTTCATCCGCCGCTGCGGGGCGTTCCGCAAAAACTTGTTCTGCGGTAACCCGTTCATCCGTGAACCGTTCTGCCGGAACCCGTTCCGCCGCGCCGGCAGCCCTCTCGGGAAGCGTCGAACTGCGCGTCGCCTCCGATCCTATCCGTTTGCCCGGCGGCAGAACCGGTTATTACGCCTGTTCCCGGCTCGGCCTGACGCTCGCCGTGGAACGGCCGGCACCGTCGCAATCGCAGCCGTCCGATACGGTACGACCGCGTGCGATTTGTCCCGCTGTGGCGCCGAACGGCAGCGGACGTGCCGCGACCGAGTGTGCCGCCGTTACGCGTCCCGCCGCGGCTTGCCCCGTCTCTCCCGTTTCGGGAGACCTTATCGACGCGCCGCTTCCCAAATACGTGAAAACCGACGCAAAAAGCGGCGCGGTGGTCGTGGATTTGGCGTAA
- a CDS encoding MerR family transcriptional regulator, producing the protein MGRQGTRLMASYSIGEIEEITGVKAHVLRYWEDVIPGFAPRKDVSGRRVYSNRDVRMIMRLKYLIQERKFTIEGARSELIAESELYGASGRGSAETLEQIAEIRTLLTDAYLRVHRRNRGDSEGKNG; encoded by the coding sequence ATGGGAAGACAGGGAACGCGGCTGATGGCGTCGTATTCGATCGGTGAAATTGAAGAAATAACCGGTGTAAAAGCGCACGTGCTGCGGTACTGGGAAGACGTAATTCCCGGTTTTGCACCGCGCAAAGATGTGAGCGGCCGCAGAGTGTACTCGAACCGCGACGTGCGCATGATCATGCGGCTTAAATATCTGATACAGGAACGGAAATTTACGATCGAAGGCGCCCGTTCCGAACTGATCGCCGAATCCGAATTATACGGTGCGTCCGGGCGCGGCAGTGCCGAAACGCTTGAACAGATTGCCGAAATACGGACGCTGCTGACCGACGCGTATCTGCGGGTGCATCGCCGGAATCGAGGCGATTCCGAAGGAAAAAACGGATGA
- the der gene encoding ribosome biogenesis GTPase Der, giving the protein MEEFDIAGDAELTAVGAAVDAEITSAAASADAEVAAVPAFDENAEYRNLPLVVIAGRPNVGKSTLFNRILRKRRAITDPTPGVTRDPIEETAFINGCPVRLMDTGGFKLDRENGTMEALMDELVVEQTLRALKNADLVLLLLDAGLVTGEDEEFIALLRPYWHKVIAAVNKTEGGRLEEEAWNYMRFGFDNLLFISAEHGDRIPELSELIVKNLDFSRVERDESAKPIRVAIMGKPNTGKSTLSNKLTHTQASIVCDYAGTTRDVVEGSFTYQDTAFLVLDTAGIRRKARVSENIEYYSVNRAIKTLDDTDVVFLMIDAQEGLAEQDKKIAALAYERGRGVIFVLNKWDTQEQDRKTLKRAEENLKIMFGHMSYAPVVAVSALEGKGFKNLLNTAIELYGQLTRKIETGVLNTALKDWVSAYPPPASRASQFKIRYMVQTSVNPVSFLLFASRPEVVPESYLSYLKNKIRSDLGFDKIPVLLELKSSRKKWEDRERG; this is encoded by the coding sequence ATGGAAGAATTTGATATAGCCGGTGATGCCGAACTTACGGCCGTCGGTGCAGCAGTTGATGCCGAAATTACGTCCGCCGCTGCGTCGGCTGATGCCGAAGTCGCGGCGGTGCCGGCGTTTGATGAAAATGCCGAATATCGCAATCTGCCGCTCGTCGTTATTGCGGGCAGACCGAACGTCGGTAAATCGACGCTTTTTAACCGAATACTCAGGAAAAGGCGCGCAATAACGGATCCGACGCCCGGCGTTACCCGCGATCCGATTGAAGAAACTGCTTTTATTAACGGATGTCCGGTGCGGCTGATGGATACCGGCGGTTTCAAACTCGACCGGGAAAACGGTACGATGGAAGCGCTGATGGACGAACTTGTGGTTGAACAGACGCTTCGGGCGCTCAAAAACGCCGATCTCGTATTGCTGCTGCTCGACGCCGGACTCGTTACCGGCGAAGACGAAGAGTTTATCGCGCTTTTGCGCCCGTACTGGCATAAAGTGATAGCCGCGGTAAATAAAACCGAAGGCGGGCGCCTTGAAGAGGAAGCGTGGAATTACATGCGGTTCGGATTCGATAATCTGCTGTTCATTTCCGCCGAGCACGGCGACCGGATTCCCGAATTAAGCGAATTGATCGTGAAAAACCTCGATTTTTCGCGTGTGGAGCGCGACGAATCGGCAAAGCCGATTCGCGTTGCGATCATGGGGAAACCGAACACCGGAAAGTCGACGCTTTCAAACAAGCTGACGCATACGCAGGCTTCCATCGTCTGCGACTACGCGGGTACTACGCGCGACGTCGTTGAAGGTTCGTTTACCTATCAGGATACGGCGTTTTTGGTTCTCGATACGGCCGGAATTCGGCGTAAAGCGCGCGTCAGTGAAAATATCGAATACTATTCGGTAAACCGCGCAATCAAGACGCTCGACGATACCGACGTAGTGTTCTTGATGATCGACGCACAGGAAGGTCTTGCCGAGCAGGATAAAAAAATCGCCGCACTCGCTTACGAACGGGGCCGCGGTGTGATTTTCGTGCTGAATAAATGGGATACGCAGGAGCAGGATCGGAAAACGCTGAAACGTGCGGAAGAAAACCTGAAAATCATGTTCGGCCATATGAGTTACGCGCCCGTCGTCGCAGTTTCGGCGCTTGAAGGAAAAGGATTTAAAAATCTGCTCAATACGGCGATCGAACTGTACGGGCAGCTGACCCGCAAAATCGAAACCGGCGTGCTGAATACGGCGCTCAAAGATTGGGTGTCCGCGTATCCGCCGCCGGCGAGCCGTGCTTCCCAGTTCAAAATACGGTATATGGTGCAGACGTCCGTCAATCCGGTTTCGTTTTTGCTGTTTGCAAGCCGGCCGGAAGTAGTGCCGGAAAGTTATCTTTCGTATCTGAAAAACAAAATCAGAAGCGATCTCGGATTCGACAAAATTCCGGTGCTGCTTGAGTTGAAGTCGAGCCGCAAAAAATGGGAAGACAGGGAACGCGGCTGA
- the ptsP gene encoding phosphoenolpyruvate--protein phosphotransferase — protein METFKGISASGGTGAGPAFVVPEPETRAVPQYAVAENDCAAEWQRFETALQTVHTKIEAMLPGADGTQTEIFQTYLLMLSDAEFLKQVRTEFERARYNIEYILDRKVTEMAAMLRSSNDAYLSERAADICDVFGRVSDELLGYKPFDFETVPDGAVIVARAVNPSDAVVLSRRNIKGLVITEGGTSSHLAILARNYQVPAVFGIQHLSALITTGRQVLVDGTAGTVTVDPDAATLERFNSAARAESVHRAKLAQYRFRRAVTEDGTELQLYANIGLPEEAQIALDEGADGIGLFRTEFLFMGAVQSAKKQGASGVHSVSEEAQFNAYKQVLETMGDKPVTIRTLDAGGDKLIKSAGIPVSEEKNPLLGSRAIRLTLAHPALFKRQLRALYRASAFGNLKIMLPLVTHPAQVKETLALIADVKAELAAEGHAFAADTPVGIMVETAAAAVTADIFAEQCRFFSIGTNDLTQYTLGIDRENSAVAPLYDERNIAVLRLIKHTVDSAAKAGIPVSVCGEMAGDPEGALLLAGMGVRSLSMAPVRITALKELFASHSMAELQKKAAAAFLP, from the coding sequence ATGGAAACTTTTAAAGGTATTTCAGCTTCCGGCGGAACCGGCGCCGGGCCCGCGTTCGTCGTTCCGGAACCGGAGACCAGAGCCGTTCCCCAATATGCGGTGGCGGAAAACGATTGTGCCGCCGAATGGCAGCGTTTTGAAACGGCGCTGCAGACTGTGCATACCAAAATTGAAGCGATGCTTCCGGGTGCGGACGGCACTCAGACGGAAATTTTCCAGACGTATCTGCTGATGCTGAGCGATGCGGAATTCCTGAAACAAGTGCGCACGGAGTTCGAGCGTGCGCGGTATAACATCGAATATATACTTGACCGGAAAGTGACGGAAATGGCGGCCATGCTCAGGTCGTCGAACGATGCATATCTTTCCGAACGCGCCGCCGATATCTGCGACGTGTTCGGCCGGGTGTCCGACGAGCTGCTCGGTTATAAACCGTTCGACTTTGAAACGGTTCCCGACGGCGCGGTTATCGTTGCCCGTGCGGTCAATCCGTCGGACGCGGTGGTGCTGTCGCGCCGGAATATCAAAGGATTAGTCATAACGGAAGGCGGCACTTCGAGTCATCTGGCGATTCTGGCGCGCAATTATCAGGTTCCGGCCGTGTTCGGCATTCAGCACCTTTCGGCGCTGATCACGACCGGCCGGCAAGTGCTCGTCGATGGTACTGCCGGAACGGTAACGGTTGATCCGGATGCGGCGACGCTCGAGCGGTTTAACTCGGCCGCACGGGCCGAAAGCGTGCATCGCGCAAAGCTTGCGCAGTATCGTTTCCGGCGCGCCGTTACTGAAGACGGTACCGAATTGCAGCTGTATGCGAATATCGGACTGCCCGAAGAAGCCCAAATTGCGCTGGACGAAGGCGCGGACGGCATCGGTTTGTTCCGTACCGAATTCCTGTTCATGGGAGCCGTTCAGTCGGCAAAAAAACAGGGGGCGTCCGGCGTTCATTCGGTTTCCGAAGAAGCGCAGTTCAACGCGTACAAGCAAGTGCTTGAAACGATGGGGGACAAGCCGGTTACGATACGGACGCTCGACGCGGGCGGCGATAAACTGATAAAATCGGCGGGAATTCCGGTTTCGGAAGAAAAGAATCCGCTGCTGGGGAGCCGCGCGATCAGGCTGACGCTTGCGCATCCGGCGCTTTTTAAAAGACAGCTGCGCGCGTTGTACCGTGCGAGCGCGTTCGGCAATCTGAAAATCATGCTGCCGCTGGTAACCCATCCGGCACAGGTAAAAGAAACGCTTGCGCTCATAGCGGACGTTAAGGCGGAACTTGCGGCTGAAGGCCACGCGTTCGCCGCCGATACGCCGGTCGGTATAATGGTTGAAACGGCCGCCGCCGCGGTTACTGCGGATATATTTGCCGAACAGTGCCGGTTCTTTTCAATAGGAACGAACGATCTTACCCAATATACGCTCGGCATAGATCGTGAAAATTCCGCCGTGGCGCCGCTGTACGACGAACGGAATATCGCGGTGCTCCGGCTTATCAAGCATACGGTGGACAGTGCCGCAAAAGCGGGTATTCCCGTTTCGGTGTGCGGAGAAATGGCCGGAGATCCCGAAGGCGCGCTGCTGCTTGCCGGAATGGGCGTCCGCTCGCTCAGCATGGCGCCGGTGCGGATTACCGCGTTAAAGGAACTGTTTGCGTCGCACTCCATGGCGGAATTGCAGAAAAAGGCCGCGGCGGCGTTTTTGCCGTAA
- the hisIE gene encoding bifunctional phosphoribosyl-AMP cyclohydrolase/phosphoribosyl-ATP diphosphatase HisIE, producing MVISSIDLKDGKVVQLKNGKEPVLERNDAAALIREFNRYGETAIIDLDAALGNTTAKGTTANTEMLKSLLRSGNVRVGGGIRDVKKAKELVSLGAEKVIVGSAAFNAHRAAPADPVLNTAFLDELTEAIGRQRIIISVDAINGNIAVKGWTETAGIPLAEGAAAAEKYASELLFTCVEREGCMTGIDMEQVGKLRNTVSCRLVVAGGVSSVEEIAELERMGCDVQLGMALYTGAVALKDAFVACLNWQKVDMIPVIAQSVSGEVLMMGYANREAFAKTFDSGKLTFWSRTRNVLWTKGEHSGNYLEVIKLRADCDRDTVLATVVPHGPVCHTGSWTCFTAEAGAASTLERLYGTISERFADPRPGSYTATLDAKRVREKIEEEAEELIEAEDKSETVWECADLLYFVSVLMYQEKVTWQDVLDELDRRHKK from the coding sequence ATGGTAATTTCATCAATCGATTTAAAAGACGGAAAAGTCGTTCAACTTAAAAACGGCAAGGAACCGGTTCTGGAACGGAACGACGCGGCGGCCCTTATCCGGGAATTCAACAGATACGGAGAAACGGCGATCATCGACCTTGACGCGGCGCTCGGCAATACGACGGCAAAAGGAACCACCGCCAACACCGAAATGCTGAAAAGCCTTTTACGCAGCGGAAACGTACGCGTCGGCGGCGGTATTCGCGACGTAAAAAAAGCGAAAGAACTCGTTTCACTCGGCGCAGAAAAAGTAATCGTCGGTTCGGCCGCATTCAACGCGCACCGTGCGGCTCCGGCCGATCCCGTTTTGAATACGGCGTTTCTTGATGAACTTACCGAAGCGATCGGCAGACAGCGCATTATCATTTCCGTAGACGCAATAAACGGAAACATCGCGGTAAAAGGCTGGACGGAAACGGCCGGCATCCCGCTTGCAGAAGGCGCCGCCGCCGCCGAAAAATACGCATCGGAACTGCTTTTTACCTGCGTGGAGCGCGAAGGCTGCATGACAGGCATCGACATGGAACAAGTCGGGAAACTGCGTAACACCGTTTCGTGCAGGCTGGTTGTCGCCGGCGGTGTTTCGAGCGTAGAAGAAATTGCCGAACTTGAACGGATGGGCTGCGACGTGCAGCTGGGCATGGCGCTGTACACCGGCGCAGTGGCGCTCAAAGACGCGTTCGTCGCATGTCTCAACTGGCAAAAAGTGGATATGATCCCCGTCATTGCGCAAAGCGTTTCCGGCGAAGTGCTGATGATGGGCTACGCGAACCGAGAAGCGTTCGCCAAAACGTTCGACAGCGGAAAACTCACGTTTTGGAGCCGGACGCGCAACGTCCTGTGGACGAAAGGCGAACACTCGGGAAATTACCTGGAAGTAATCAAATTACGGGCCGATTGCGACCGGGACACGGTGCTCGCGACGGTCGTACCGCACGGCCCCGTCTGCCACACCGGCAGCTGGACGTGCTTTACCGCCGAAGCCGGCGCCGCTTCAACGCTCGAACGCCTTTACGGCACCATTTCGGAACGGTTCGCCGATCCGCGGCCCGGTTCGTACACCGCGACACTCGACGCGAAACGGGTTCGCGAAAAAATTGAAGAAGAAGCCGAAGAACTGATCGAAGCCGAAGACAAAAGCGAAACCGTATGGGAATGCGCCGACTTGCTGTACTTCGTAAGCGTTCTGATGTATCAGGAAAAAGTTACCTGGCAAGACGTGCTCGACGAACTCGACCGTCGCCACAAAAAATAG
- the hisD gene encoding histidinol dehydrogenase — protein sequence MTAIKTVPAAQLPAAFFEPRIFEKDTEATVSDILRRVRTDKDAALHEFARKFDRADPHSFQIAQSDLDCAVRRLEAENAALHGALCYSHDLALRFALKQRESFTNFEAELEPGIITGQRTIAVDRAGLYVPAGRFPLLSTVIMASAPAIAAGCGEVVLCTPPRPHPNDKTLPYADEGIMAAAALCGVHRVFACGGAQAIAAMAYGTESIPRCDVIVGPGNKFVAEAKRQVYGTAGIDMIAGPTEVFIIADSTANPAWIAADMLAQAEHDPDAQAVLATPDAALARNVSAELEKQLAALATAEIARTSIERHGLIIITDSLEQAARIADKKAPEHLELALEAGPALDALAASVRNYGSLFIGHGSAEVLGDYAAGLNHTLPTSTSARFTGGLSVRCFLKTVTTLRTKGESAGFHASAEAASILGETEGLAGHAHAARIRL from the coding sequence GTGACCGCGATTAAAACCGTACCGGCGGCGCAGCTGCCCGCCGCGTTTTTTGAGCCCCGTATATTTGAAAAAGATACGGAAGCAACCGTTTCGGATATTCTCCGCCGCGTGCGAACGGACAAAGACGCCGCCCTGCACGAATTCGCACGAAAATTCGACCGGGCCGATCCGCACTCGTTCCAAATAGCGCAGAGCGATCTCGACTGCGCCGTACGGCGGCTTGAAGCGGAGAACGCGGCGCTGCACGGCGCGTTGTGTTATTCGCATGATCTCGCGCTGCGCTTCGCACTCAAACAGCGGGAATCGTTCACGAACTTTGAAGCGGAACTGGAACCGGGAATCATCACCGGACAGCGCACGATAGCCGTCGATCGCGCCGGCTTGTACGTTCCCGCCGGCCGGTTTCCGCTGCTTTCAACGGTAATCATGGCTTCCGCGCCGGCGATCGCAGCCGGCTGCGGTGAAGTCGTCCTGTGCACGCCGCCGCGCCCGCATCCCAACGATAAAACGCTTCCCTATGCGGACGAAGGCATCATGGCCGCCGCCGCCTTGTGCGGCGTACACCGCGTGTTTGCCTGCGGCGGCGCGCAGGCGATCGCCGCCATGGCGTACGGTACGGAATCGATACCGCGCTGCGACGTCATCGTCGGCCCGGGGAATAAATTCGTCGCGGAAGCCAAGCGCCAAGTGTACGGCACCGCCGGCATCGACATGATCGCGGGTCCTACCGAAGTATTCATCATTGCCGATTCCACGGCGAATCCGGCATGGATCGCGGCGGACATGCTCGCACAAGCCGAACACGACCCCGACGCGCAAGCCGTCCTCGCGACGCCGGACGCGGCGCTTGCCCGCAACGTGAGCGCGGAACTTGAAAAACAACTCGCCGCGCTCGCCACTGCCGAAATAGCCCGCACCAGCATCGAACGGCACGGCCTGATCATCATAACGGATTCGCTCGAACAGGCCGCCCGCATTGCGGATAAAAAAGCGCCGGAACATCTTGAACTGGCACTCGAAGCAGGGCCGGCGCTCGACGCGCTGGCGGCAAGCGTCCGCAATTACGGTTCGCTTTTCATCGGACACGGTTCGGCCGAAGTTCTGGGCGACTACGCGGCGGGACTGAATCACACGCTGCCGACGTCGACGTCGGCGCGTTTTACGGGCGGGCTTTCAGTACGCTGTTTTCTGAAAACGGTTACGACGCTTCGGACGAAAGGCGAATCCGCAGGGTTTCACGCTTCCGCGGAAGCGGCAAGCATTTTGGGAGAGACGGAAGGACTCGCGGGCCACGCACACGCCGCCCGCATCAGGTTATAG